A part of Rhipicephalus microplus isolate Deutch F79 chromosome 8, USDA_Rmic, whole genome shotgun sequence genomic DNA contains:
- the LOC119186558 gene encoding venom metalloproteinase antarease-like TserMP_B isoform X2 → MVNAVGLWFNELTDPPIRFLLSGIVRSQSVNITGRNICGLTLNDMSNRNVCGVDSLDTLYATARLFQWCGLGHCDLVLQLTKADLAMYINETSINTLVKGLTFLGKVCTNYSASIAEDAPHTYSGVLAVAHEIAHSLGASHDGDNLTLPIDGYPNALNCSAGDGYLMKLENDGHKGLSNCTKAQIKCLVGIPVWNSVN, encoded by the exons GTTGGCCTCTGGTTCAATGAACTTACTGATCCACCGATAAGATTCTTGCTTAGTGGAATCGTTAGATCTCAG AGTGTGAACATAACAGGACGAAACATTTGTGGGCTGACGCTCAACGATATGAGCAACCGCAATGTATGTGGAGTGGACTCTCTTGACACATTATATGCCACCGCAAGGCTGTTTCAATGGTGCGGCTTGGGACATTGCGACCTTGTTTTGCAGCTTACAAA GGCTGATCTGGCGATGTACATCAATGAGACATCAATTAATACGCTAGTCAAAG GTTTGACTTTCCTCGGTAAAGTCTGCACCAATTACAGCGCCTCAATTGCAGAAGATGCACCACATACGTACAGTGGAGTACTTGCGGTCGCTCATGAAATAGCACATTC ACTCGGCGCAAGTCACGATGGTGACAATTTGACGCTTCCTATCGATGGTTATCCAAATGCCCTTAACTGTTCAGCAGGAGATGGATACTTGATGAAGCTCGAAAACGATGGACATAAAGGGCTTTCAAACTGCACAAAGGCCCAGATCAAGTGTCTTGTCGG